A region from the Janthinobacterium agaricidamnosum genome encodes:
- a CDS encoding methyl-accepting chemotaxis protein, whose amino-acid sequence MSLTQFKIGTRLGIGFAVVLGLLVAVLLVGLYSMGQLSARTHDIVADKNVKMAAANTMSDNVRNITLAITSIVVAPTEALVQAELAKIGEARKKYGAAKETLQKKISTDKETALMAELDAALKSGAPLNNKVIELRNAGQTDEAIAFLTQQAAPSLKRVLGALDSLVAYEGEQAAQAATDAETLSNSARASMITLGSVAVLLGAFVAWIITRSITQPINAAVAVAETVASGDLSSHIVVNSSDETGRLLGALKAMNTSLLSVVAQVRNGTDAISTASSEIAAGNLDLSSRTEEQASSLEETASAMEELTSTVKQNADNARQANQLAKSASEVAVRGGSIVAQVVDTMGSINDSSKKIVDIIGVIDGIAFQTNILALNAAVEAARAGEQGRGFAVVATEVRNLAHRSASAAKEIKELIAASVANVDTGSRLVNEAGQTMGDIVDSIVRVTDIMGEITSATHEQTIGIEQINMAIAQMDEVTQQNAALVEEAAAASQSMQEQAGELAHVVGFFKTGNHVASVSKLTPVRATPAAAAPAIARPAAKPAPVRQAVAAAPARRSNAAAESEWEEF is encoded by the coding sequence ATGTCACTTACACAATTCAAAATCGGCACCCGGCTCGGGATCGGATTTGCTGTCGTTCTCGGTCTGCTGGTGGCCGTCTTGCTCGTCGGCCTGTACTCCATGGGGCAACTGAGCGCACGCACGCACGACATCGTGGCCGATAAGAACGTCAAGATGGCGGCCGCCAATACCATGAGCGACAACGTGCGCAACATTACCCTGGCGATCACCAGCATTGTGGTGGCGCCGACGGAAGCGCTGGTGCAGGCGGAACTGGCCAAGATCGGCGAAGCACGCAAGAAATACGGCGCCGCCAAGGAAACCCTGCAAAAGAAAATTTCGACAGACAAGGAAACGGCGCTGATGGCTGAACTGGACGCGGCCCTGAAATCGGGCGCGCCGCTGAACAACAAGGTCATCGAGCTGCGCAATGCGGGCCAGACGGATGAAGCGATCGCCTTTTTGACGCAGCAGGCGGCGCCGAGCCTGAAACGCGTGCTGGGCGCGCTCGACAGCCTGGTCGCGTATGAAGGCGAGCAGGCGGCCCAGGCGGCAACGGACGCCGAAACGCTGAGCAACAGTGCGCGCGCTTCCATGATTACCTTGGGCAGCGTGGCCGTGCTGCTGGGCGCTTTTGTTGCCTGGATCATCACGCGCTCGATCACCCAGCCCATCAATGCGGCCGTGGCCGTGGCCGAAACCGTGGCCTCGGGCGACTTGTCGTCGCACATCGTCGTCAATTCCAGCGATGAAACGGGCCGCCTGCTGGGAGCCCTGAAAGCCATGAACACGAGCTTGCTGAGCGTGGTGGCGCAAGTGCGCAACGGTACGGATGCGATTTCCACGGCGTCGAGCGAAATTGCCGCAGGCAACCTCGACCTGTCGTCACGCACGGAAGAGCAAGCCAGTTCGCTGGAAGAAACGGCGTCGGCCATGGAAGAGCTGACCTCGACCGTGAAACAGAACGCGGACAATGCGCGCCAGGCGAACCAGTTGGCGAAAAGCGCGTCGGAAGTGGCCGTGCGCGGCGGCAGCATCGTCGCGCAAGTGGTCGACACCATGGGCTCGATCAATGACTCGTCGAAGAAAATCGTCGACATCATCGGCGTCATCGACGGCATCGCCTTCCAGACCAACATCCTGGCCTTGAACGCGGCAGTGGAAGCGGCGCGCGCGGGCGAACAAGGCCGTGGCTTCGCCGTCGTCGCCACCGAGGTACGCAATCTGGCGCACCGTTCGGCCTCGGCCGCCAAGGAGATCAAGGAACTGATCGCCGCTTCGGTCGCCAACGTGGACACGGGTTCGCGCCTCGTCAATGAAGCGGGCCAGACCATGGGCGACATCGTCGACAGCATCGTGCGCGTGACCGACATCATGGGCGAAATCACCTCCGCCACGCACGAGCAGACCATCGGCATCGAACAGATCAACATGGCCATTGCCCAGATGGATGAAGTGACGCAGCAAAACGCGGCCCTGGTGGAAGAAGCGGCGGCCGCCTCGCAAAGCATGCAAGAACAGGCGGGCGAACTGGCGCACGTGGTGGGCTTCTTTAAAACCGGCAACCATGTTGCCAGCGTCAGCAAGCTGACGCCTGTGCGCGCCACGCCGGCAGCGGCTGCGCCCGCCATCGCGCGCCCCGCAGCCAAGCCCGCACCCGTACGCCAGGCCGTCGCGGCCGCGCCGGCGCGCCGCAGCAATGCCGCCGCCGAAAGCGAATGGGAAGAGTTTTAA
- a CDS encoding DEAD/DEAH box helicase, which translates to MRLLHREQLAQMPPQFATQWPVPSDREIDGFSLFLGVFDKAEINKACPPANGPENIAETEKTELLGRSCFARINLNALGEPQFDPVSVSTLPWALGRARTPDWSGLSLDAFSDSQLVLQDSLRNFAAARAPQPVTDEAGNVSAPLSGMEIAALADLLRDWAGFHPSAGQPLAVLELRTRKKRAAVTEGDLVEASQNRSLDFGDAVEPSIDILNSFYLDDLEQIIRALRGGKLPATVAAYLTPLAQDERIDLYSPAGRQALAAMLNPANMSRGHWLEDASYAMSLMQQFAIHGARTGLSERGIFSVNGPPGTGKTTLLRELFADNIVRRASVLSCLDRAGDAFIGKVAVAFEGVRDPITIARLRPELTGFEMVVASSNNAAVENISGDLPKPKQLGKEWARTRYFESVARRVVADGNGANRALDETEAPWGLMSCALGNSANRRRFVSNFYDDDWDKSTARKTPNAQNIRQWLASYQGVSFAQAAREFRETEHVVEKALAEHAQYAALWQAVGTCTEADFIQASQQALIEAEQEMDAANGALSGALAQQDTLLASKKELLEEERLVALTQPGFFARLFRTAPARAYKDAVVANAEAQRQAARDVSAIKLLLKGELEPRCERARNSLHIALRTAQSRQREWDDSTELLRRARLRFPTIIAPATLDELDGDALQIGGLWHEPALARLRSRLFAKALALHEAWLAEVAKKGGPGFGGNLLAVSKLLKNKRAYDQSHVAMVWHSLFMVVPVVSTTFASFARQFQGMSPESLGWLFIDEAGQAVPQAALGSLWRAKRAVVVGDPLQIEPVFTVPGRLVQTLSALSPHTQDGSYAPTSVSVQTLADKANRYGATVGTGSAQPLWIGSPLRVHRRCVEPMFSLANSIAYEDKMVYGLAERTPPAGARGLTRGPSRWIDAVGAVSYKQVVPVQLDFVLEVLLKLYRRDGKLPDMYVITPFKAVRNELRSRIVDMDWDRRLGYGKAPTARELRQWSSQMVGTVHTFQGKEQSVVMLVLGADDSTAGAAQWAAATPNLLNVALTRAQHYVYIVGNPLLWGQLPHFAPACAQLPHTGMHEFLVEMG; encoded by the coding sequence GTGCGTCTCCTCCACCGCGAACAGCTGGCGCAAATGCCGCCGCAGTTCGCCACGCAGTGGCCAGTCCCTTCCGACCGCGAGATCGACGGCTTTTCACTGTTCCTCGGCGTGTTCGACAAGGCCGAAATCAACAAGGCTTGCCCGCCGGCCAACGGCCCGGAAAACATTGCCGAGACAGAAAAAACAGAGCTGCTGGGACGCTCGTGCTTTGCCCGCATTAACCTCAATGCGCTGGGCGAGCCGCAGTTCGATCCCGTCTCCGTGTCGACCTTGCCGTGGGCCCTGGGCCGCGCCCGCACGCCAGACTGGTCGGGCCTGAGCCTGGACGCCTTCAGCGACAGCCAGCTGGTGCTGCAGGACAGCCTGCGCAACTTTGCCGCCGCCCGCGCCCCGCAGCCAGTGACGGACGAGGCAGGCAATGTCTCGGCGCCCCTGTCCGGCATGGAAATCGCGGCCCTGGCCGACCTGCTGCGCGACTGGGCCGGCTTCCACCCGTCCGCCGGCCAGCCGCTGGCCGTGCTGGAATTGCGCACGCGCAAGAAACGCGCGGCCGTGACGGAAGGCGACCTGGTTGAGGCCAGCCAGAACCGCAGCCTGGACTTTGGCGACGCGGTGGAGCCATCGATCGATATCCTCAACAGTTTTTACCTCGATGACCTGGAACAGATCATCCGCGCCTTGCGTGGGGGCAAGTTGCCGGCGACGGTGGCCGCCTACCTGACGCCGCTGGCGCAGGACGAGCGCATCGACCTGTACAGCCCGGCCGGACGCCAGGCACTGGCCGCCATGCTCAATCCCGCGAACATGAGCCGGGGACACTGGCTGGAAGACGCCAGCTACGCCATGAGCCTGATGCAGCAGTTCGCCATCCATGGCGCGCGCACGGGCTTGAGCGAACGCGGCATCTTTTCCGTCAACGGCCCGCCCGGCACGGGCAAGACGACGTTATTGCGCGAATTGTTTGCCGACAACATCGTGCGCCGCGCCAGCGTGCTGTCCTGCCTGGACCGCGCCGGCGACGCCTTCATCGGCAAGGTGGCCGTGGCCTTCGAAGGCGTGCGCGACCCGATCACCATCGCCCGCTTGCGCCCGGAATTGACGGGCTTTGAAATGGTCGTCGCCTCGTCGAACAATGCGGCGGTGGAAAATATTTCCGGCGACCTCCCAAAACCGAAACAGCTGGGCAAGGAATGGGCGCGCACGCGTTACTTTGAAAGCGTGGCGCGCCGCGTGGTGGCCGATGGCAATGGCGCCAACCGTGCCCTGGACGAGACGGAAGCGCCATGGGGCTTGATGTCCTGCGCGCTGGGCAATAGCGCCAACCGCCGCCGCTTCGTCAGCAATTTTTATGACGATGACTGGGACAAGAGCACGGCGCGCAAGACGCCGAATGCACAGAATATCCGCCAGTGGCTGGCCAGCTACCAGGGCGTGAGCTTCGCCCAGGCCGCGCGCGAGTTCCGCGAAACGGAACATGTGGTGGAAAAGGCCCTGGCCGAGCACGCCCAATACGCGGCCCTGTGGCAAGCCGTGGGCACGTGCACGGAAGCCGATTTTATCCAGGCCAGCCAGCAGGCGTTGATTGAAGCCGAGCAAGAGATGGATGCAGCGAATGGCGCCCTGTCCGGCGCGCTGGCGCAGCAGGACACCCTGCTCGCCAGCAAGAAGGAATTGCTGGAAGAAGAGCGCCTGGTGGCGTTGACGCAACCGGGCTTTTTTGCCCGCCTGTTCCGCACGGCCCCGGCGCGCGCCTACAAGGACGCCGTCGTGGCCAACGCCGAAGCGCAGCGCCAGGCCGCGCGCGACGTGTCCGCCATCAAGCTGCTGCTCAAGGGCGAGCTGGAGCCGCGCTGCGAGCGGGCCCGCAACAGCCTGCACATTGCCCTGCGCACGGCGCAATCGCGCCAGCGCGAATGGGATGACAGCACGGAATTGCTGCGCCGCGCACGCCTGCGCTTTCCCACCATCATCGCGCCGGCCACCCTGGACGAACTGGACGGCGACGCCCTGCAGATAGGCGGCCTGTGGCATGAACCGGCGCTGGCGCGCCTGCGCTCGCGCCTGTTCGCCAAGGCCCTGGCCCTGCACGAAGCGTGGCTGGCGGAAGTGGCGAAGAAGGGCGGACCCGGCTTTGGCGGCAACTTGCTGGCCGTGTCGAAATTGCTGAAAAACAAGCGCGCGTATGACCAGTCGCACGTCGCCATGGTCTGGCACAGCCTGTTCATGGTGGTGCCTGTCGTGTCGACCACGTTCGCCTCGTTCGCGCGCCAGTTCCAGGGCATGAGTCCCGAATCGCTGGGCTGGCTGTTCATCGATGAAGCGGGCCAGGCCGTGCCGCAAGCGGCGCTGGGCAGCCTGTGGCGCGCCAAGCGCGCCGTCGTCGTGGGCGACCCGCTGCAGATCGAACCCGTGTTCACGGTGCCGGGCCGCCTCGTGCAGACCCTGTCCGCCCTGTCGCCGCATACGCAGGATGGCAGCTACGCGCCGACTTCCGTTTCCGTGCAGACCCTGGCCGACAAGGCCAACCGCTATGGCGCAACGGTCGGCACCGGCAGCGCGCAGCCCCTGTGGATCGGCAGCCCCCTGCGCGTGCACCGCCGCTGCGTCGAACCGATGTTTTCGCTGGCCAACAGCATCGCCTACGAAGACAAGATGGTGTATGGGCTGGCTGAACGCACGCCGCCGGCCGGCGCGCGGGGCCTGACGCGGGGACCGAGCCGCTGGATCGACGCCGTCGGCGCCGTCAGCTACAAGCAGGTGGTGCCCGTGCAGCTCGATTTCGTGCTGGAAGTGCTGTTGAAACTGTATCGCCGCGACGGCAAGCTGCCGGACATGTATGTGATTACGCCGTTCAAGGCCGTGCGCAACGAACTGCGTTCGCGCATCGTCGACATGGACTGGGACCGCCGCCTCGGCTACGGCAAGGCGCCGACGGCGCGCGAACTGCGCCAGTGGAGCAGTCAGATGGTCGGCACCGTGCATACCTTCCAGGGCAAGGAACAAAGCGTGGTCATGCTGGTCCTGGGCGCCGACGACAGCACGGCCGGCGCCGCGCAATGGGCGGCGGCCACGCCGAATTTGCTCAACGTGGCCCTGACGCGCGCGCAGCATTATGTGTACATCGTCGGCAACCCGCTGCTGTGGGGCCAGTTGCCGCATTTTGCACCGGCGTGCGCGCAATTGCCGCATACGGGCATGCATGAGTTTTTGGTGGAAATGGGCTGA
- a CDS encoding IS110 family transposase, which yields MFNLGIDVAKAKLDCALRLPNGKHRNKVVENNRQGFTALHAWLLKHAAGSPRVCMEATGTYWEGVAEYLAGLGMVVSVINPAQIKAFSASRLVRTKTDKVDAQLIADFAHERQPEPWQAPSPAEQSLRALVLRLDALQAMRQQESNRLEVARAAVRQGIEDHIAWLDAEIKALILAIRRHIDDDPDLRGKRELLDSIPGLGERTIPVLLSYYANPERFDSAKQAVAFAGLDPRQHESGSSVRGKPRMSKVGHSFLRKALYMPAMVAVHKTPWGKRFGQRLRDAGKAPKLIIGAMMRKLVHVAFGVLRSGKIFDPALHAA from the coding sequence ATGTTTAATTTAGGAATCGACGTTGCCAAGGCCAAGCTCGACTGCGCGCTGCGCCTGCCCAACGGCAAGCATCGTAACAAGGTTGTCGAGAACAACCGTCAAGGATTCACCGCGCTCCACGCATGGCTGCTGAAGCATGCTGCCGGCAGCCCCAGGGTGTGCATGGAAGCGACGGGCACGTATTGGGAAGGGGTTGCCGAATATCTCGCTGGACTTGGCATGGTGGTCAGTGTCATCAATCCGGCCCAGATCAAGGCCTTCAGCGCTTCACGCCTGGTGCGCACCAAGACCGACAAGGTCGACGCACAGCTGATCGCCGACTTCGCCCATGAACGCCAGCCAGAGCCCTGGCAGGCGCCATCGCCGGCCGAGCAATCGCTGCGCGCGCTGGTGCTGCGCCTCGATGCCTTGCAAGCGATGCGCCAGCAGGAAAGCAACCGGCTTGAAGTGGCGCGCGCGGCAGTACGCCAGGGTATCGAGGATCATATTGCCTGGCTCGACGCCGAGATCAAAGCGCTGATCCTGGCGATCCGCCGTCATATCGATGACGACCCGGATTTACGCGGCAAGCGCGAATTGCTCGATAGCATCCCTGGCCTGGGCGAGCGCACGATCCCCGTGCTGCTGTCCTACTACGCCAATCCTGAGCGCTTCGACAGCGCCAAGCAGGCGGTGGCGTTTGCGGGCCTCGATCCGCGCCAGCACGAGTCGGGTTCCAGCGTGCGTGGCAAGCCACGCATGTCGAAGGTCGGCCACAGCTTCCTGCGCAAGGCACTGTACATGCCGGCCATGGTGGCAGTGCATAAGACGCCTTGGGGCAAGCGCTTCGGTCAGCGTCTGCGTGACGCCGGCAAAGCGCCCAAGCTGATCATCGGCGCCATGATGCGCAAGCTGGTGCACGTGGCATTCGGCGTGCTCAGGTCGGGAAAAATATTTGATCCGGCCTTGCACGCCGCTTGA
- a CDS encoding heavy metal sensor histidine kinase: MKLAELRRSLTLRVTLVFVLIVALVSAGLGMHLYRSFVAEIERRDDILLLGKLRQIQQLLGNAGTLDIIRERPQYFRDTMSGQENSLVRIVRADGTRLIDVNPNGEHVAHAVPVAVDAPVTASDIVSWTSRDGYPARVVAASARIGEPAQMADIAVARVYGDRTAMFAAYRWQIVVSVAISALVAAILASVMLLRGLRPLRNIAAHAALVRPGKLGQQLEARGAPTELLPLIQALNAMLARLQEGYARLSQFSADLAHEFRTPVTNLLGQSQVMLARPRSAHEYEQLVSSNVEELERLSRMIDSMLFLARAQQDEMVLVKQVLPVQDEFLRLADFFEGLAEERELALACHGSGAVTAEPQLLRRALGNLLSNAIRHAAPGSTILMRSHATNEGVELSVSNLGPAIPARHLPHLFERFYRADPARSDSAASTGLGLAIVTAIMQLHGGSATVASDAAATTFTLVFPA; encoded by the coding sequence ATGAAGCTGGCGGAACTGCGGCGCTCGCTGACCCTGCGCGTGACGCTCGTCTTCGTGCTGATCGTGGCGCTCGTGTCGGCCGGGCTGGGCATGCATCTGTACCGTTCCTTTGTGGCGGAAATCGAGCGCCGCGACGACATTTTGTTGCTGGGAAAACTGCGGCAGATTCAGCAATTGCTGGGCAATGCCGGCACCCTCGATATCATCCGCGAGCGGCCCCAGTATTTCCGCGACACCATGAGCGGCCAAGAGAATTCCCTGGTGCGCATCGTGCGCGCCGATGGCACGCGTTTGATCGATGTCAATCCGAACGGCGAGCACGTCGCGCATGCTGTTCCCGTGGCCGTCGATGCGCCCGTGACGGCCAGCGACATCGTCAGCTGGACCAGCCGCGACGGTTATCCGGCCCGGGTCGTGGCGGCCAGCGCGCGCATCGGCGAGCCGGCGCAGATGGCCGATATTGCCGTCGCCCGGGTCTACGGCGACCGCACGGCCATGTTCGCCGCCTACCGCTGGCAGATCGTCGTCTCCGTGGCCATCAGCGCGCTGGTGGCGGCGATTCTGGCCAGCGTGATGCTGCTGCGGGGCTTGCGGCCGCTGCGCAATATCGCCGCCCATGCGGCCCTCGTGCGGCCGGGCAAGCTGGGGCAGCAGCTCGAGGCACGCGGCGCGCCCACGGAACTGCTGCCCCTGATCCAGGCCTTGAACGCCATGCTGGCGCGCCTGCAGGAAGGCTATGCGCGGCTGTCGCAGTTTTCCGCCGATCTGGCGCATGAATTTCGCACGCCCGTCACCAATCTGCTGGGGCAAAGCCAGGTCATGCTGGCCCGCCCGCGCAGTGCGCACGAGTATGAACAGCTGGTATCGTCGAATGTGGAAGAGCTGGAACGGCTGTCGCGCATGATCGACAGCATGCTGTTTCTGGCGCGCGCGCAGCAGGATGAAATGGTGCTCGTCAAGCAAGTCTTGCCCGTGCAGGACGAGTTCTTGCGCCTGGCCGATTTCTTTGAAGGCCTGGCCGAAGAGCGCGAGCTGGCGCTGGCCTGCCACGGCAGCGGCGCAGTGACGGCCGAGCCGCAACTGCTGCGCCGCGCGCTCGGCAATTTGCTGTCGAACGCCATCCGCCACGCGGCGCCCGGCAGCACGATTTTAATGCGTTCGCACGCGACCAACGAGGGCGTGGAACTGAGCGTAAGCAACCTCGGCCCCGCCATCCCCGCGCGCCATTTGCCGCACCTGTTCGAGCGCTTCTACCGCGCCGACCCGGCCCGCAGCGACTCGGCCGCCTCCACAGGATTAGGGCTGGCCATCGTCACGGCCATCATGCAGTTGCATGGCGGCAGCGCGACGGTCGCATCCGACGCTGCCGCCACGACATTTACCTTGGTTTTCCCGGCGTAA
- a CDS encoding heavy metal response regulator transcription factor: MRILVIEDEPKTGDYLLRGLAESGFTVSLARNGRDGLHMASTESPDLIVLDVMLPIMDGWQVLRALRLQEGGADVPVIFLTARDEVQDRVKGLELGADDYLVKPFAFAELVARIRTLLRRGPPREDDVIRIGDMEIDVMKRKVSRQGQRIALTAKEFGLLHLLARRQGEVLSRSIIASQVWDINFESDTNVIDAAIRRLRSKLDDPFEPKLIHTLRGMGYVCELRAPTVPDNGAAA, from the coding sequence ATGCGTATCCTGGTAATCGAAGACGAACCGAAGACGGGCGACTATCTGCTGCGCGGGCTGGCCGAGTCCGGCTTCACGGTGAGCCTGGCGCGCAATGGCCGCGATGGCTTGCACATGGCAAGTACGGAGTCACCCGATCTCATCGTGCTCGACGTGATGCTGCCCATCATGGACGGCTGGCAAGTCTTGCGCGCGCTGCGCCTGCAAGAGGGTGGCGCGGACGTGCCCGTGATTTTTCTCACGGCGCGCGACGAAGTGCAGGACCGCGTGAAAGGGCTGGAGCTGGGCGCCGACGATTATCTGGTGAAACCGTTCGCCTTTGCCGAACTGGTGGCGCGCATCCGCACCCTGCTGCGGCGCGGGCCGCCCCGTGAAGACGACGTCATTCGCATCGGCGACATGGAAATCGACGTGATGAAACGCAAGGTCAGCCGGCAAGGCCAGCGCATCGCCCTGACGGCCAAGGAATTCGGCTTGCTGCATTTATTGGCGCGGCGCCAGGGCGAGGTGCTGTCGCGTTCCATCATCGCCTCGCAAGTGTGGGACATCAATTTCGAGAGCGACACCAATGTCATCGACGCGGCCATCCGACGCCTGCGCAGCAAGCTCGACGATCCGTTCGAACCCAAGCTGATCCACACCTTGCGGGGCATGGGCTATGTCTGTGAATTGCGCGCGCCCACGGTGCCTGACAATGGCGCCGCCGCATGA